The Quercus lobata isolate SW786 chromosome 4, ValleyOak3.0 Primary Assembly, whole genome shotgun sequence genome segment aagtgaatcaTTTGTTGAACTGTTACCTCGTTTTGAAACCACTTTAGAACAGCCATCTCTTCTCccaaaaccataacaaacaaagaaaaaactgcctaggtatattttgttttctgtttcttttttttttctttttttctttttttgtgggttttttatgaaatatttctttcttttattttttattttatttttttattttgaggaggttATTTCTGGCCAGTTATATGAACtgcttcaaattttcaaaacacatcCTCAATTAATCTATCACCAAAGAGAAGAGCAAGTCATCAAACACTAGGCTGAGCTAAAATCTTAAATATTagtattaaaattaatatgatttgtTACATACACAAGTGTAATTAAACTCATaccttaaaactaaaaataaagcttATACAACATTTTTAGATTGGACCCAAGCTTCCAAGCACATCAAACTGAAGACGTTCATTAAATGGCTTGAAATAAGACTCTGAGTAAGGCAAAAACTCACCACAGGAATTTGACAAAGGCAACTTATTAGACACCCCATCATTAATATCAACCCCCAATTGTTGGTCAGAAAAGGTAAATGAACCTTGATTATCACCACCATTAACCTCCATATACCTTGCTGTGTCTGAGTCTTGACCAGTAAGCTCCTGAACAAGGTCCCTGAACTTTGAGGCACTAGTCTTAACCTTCATGGGGCTTGCTATGTGCACCACTTTGATAACCTTCATGGGACGTAGGTACTTTTGTCTTTTCTCCTTCTCCCTGTTAACCAacattttgaatttcttttgcatttatcattaattttgaaatattttagttagttgtcaAGTTTGCAAAAcaaactagcatctcaagtctttgaaactcgagttcagTGTGCAACTCGAGTCTATAAAACTTGATTTCCAATCTAAGGCGGAAGAAAAAAATCCACGTGGAGCTCGAGTCTCTACCTTCAATAAGAAATACCGTGTTCCTTCGTTCTAGGTTTCTTCATTTTCCTaagattttttctttgtcttcatcTTCATTCTGTTCTTCTTCTATTGGGCTTCTTCTTCGTTTTGGGACCCATTTATTCGAGGCCCTTGTCGTTTGATTTTCGATCAATTTGGGCAACGACTAAACAATCCCAGGCCAAATCAGTCCACAACTTCATTATTaaggttgggtttttttttttttttggaaaaaaattcctTGTGGGTTTGTGATGTTCtaggtttcttcttctttgctctGGGTTTATATTCTTTGTTCTGTTGGGTTTCCTTCTTCGTTCTTCTTCTCATCTCTATGGAACTCAAGTCTTTACAACCTCAATTTCCATGTGGCTTTTTTCTTCCACATCAAATTTGAACTTGAGTTTGAAGGACTCAATTTTTGTCACTGATCTCGACCCTT includes the following:
- the LOC115984726 gene encoding uncharacterized protein LOC115984726, which encodes MLVNREKEKRQKYLRPMKVIKVVHIASPMKVKTSASKFRDLVQELTGQDSDTARYMEVNGGDNQGSFTFSDQQLGVDINDGVSNKLPLSNSCGEFLPYSESYFKPFNERLQFDVLGSLGPI